Proteins co-encoded in one Metabacillus sp. KUDC1714 genomic window:
- the gvpQ gene encoding gas vesicle protein GvpQ has protein sequence MDKPVKKAVSKAAEKVWEHTPVPIKDKVKETVKEKAKEKVVGAFHDKVDHAADKLRETKNENAKKVHDKAEQAKEKVQDALLTAKDKIRNVVNAGEELQKNVSENEDSKNVKSATDIKGVRQIKHVTELKRAKHMKSMKDIKTRSS, from the coding sequence ATGGATAAGCCAGTAAAAAAAGCCGTCAGCAAAGCCGCGGAAAAAGTGTGGGAGCATACACCTGTACCAATTAAAGACAAGGTAAAGGAAACCGTAAAAGAAAAAGCAAAAGAAAAGGTTGTTGGGGCTTTTCATGACAAGGTTGATCATGCTGCGGATAAATTAAGAGAAACCAAAAATGAAAATGCTAAAAAGGTTCATGATAAGGCAGAACAGGCGAAAGAAAAAGTTCAGGATGCGTTACTCACCGCTAAAGATAAAATCAGAAACGTTGTCAATGCAGGAGAGGAACTTCAAAAGAACGTTTCTGAAAATGAAGACAGTAAAAACGTCAAGAGTGCTACAGATATAAAAGGAGTCAGACAAATCAAGCATGTAACTGAACTTAAAAGAGCTAAACATATGAAATCGATGAAGGATATAAAAACGCGAAGCTCTTAA
- the gvpT gene encoding GvpT/GvpP family gas vesicle accessory protein — translation MEVNEQEKQAEERKYTKENNDKNQSMNLVILGSVVGAGVGYLSNPEMSKKVIKTVQQSEVMREVGQEFRKTVQEILTEQALTSMRKVASGYINKYEGTLRPSTKKKFTETEKVEEESHSKYEEIKEENKQLNDRLDRIEHLLSNLVETKKQ, via the coding sequence ATGGAAGTAAATGAGCAAGAAAAACAAGCTGAAGAAAGGAAGTACACGAAAGAAAACAATGATAAAAACCAGTCAATGAATCTGGTTATTCTCGGTAGTGTTGTCGGAGCAGGAGTTGGTTACCTTTCAAATCCGGAAATGAGTAAGAAAGTCATAAAAACTGTTCAGCAATCAGAAGTCATGAGAGAGGTTGGACAAGAATTTCGAAAGACTGTTCAAGAGATCCTGACAGAGCAGGCATTAACAAGTATGAGAAAAGTTGCCTCAGGATATATAAACAAATATGAAGGCACATTACGTCCCTCAACCAAAAAGAAATTCACTGAAACTGAAAAAGTTGAGGAAGAATCTCATTCAAAGTATGAAGAAATCAAAGAAGAAAATAAACAGTTAAATGATCGACTGGATAGGATTGAACATCTGTTAAGTAATCTGGTCGAAACAAAAAAACAGTGA